The Microscilla marina ATCC 23134 genome includes a region encoding these proteins:
- a CDS encoding tetratricopeptide repeat protein yields MKNLVLYLALFLLPVNWLIAQNQAKIDSLKALLNTHVADTQKVNIYNKLAGLYQRSDSAQVAYYTSLSIPLAKKLHFTQGLSQAYYSLAWVTMVHGHYAVALDLFKQSLGFAQKITDKRGIADAYNGLGIVQMYQSDYTAALAYHKKSLNINIELDDLTGQSYSYNNIGMIYDNQGKYSLAFYYYQKSVAIKRGLGDISGLAVGYNNIGNIYTADNNQRKALKYYKQSLKLFQKNNDKRVAYIYINLGDTYRKQGNFTKSLEYTRKALQYFQKQQNKAYEAEIHKAFGELYVTFNKNTRALEHLNKALTLSKVHQQSELLVAIYTLLGKAYYQQKQYALTIDYLVKGVTLAKATSRWEYLKECALLLAKVYKAEGNYKKASEYQEVGLQATDSVMNTSVQTKLSDFEAFYEYEQEKDSLRLLQKQKQQEYAAHIAAQHANQQISYLGLGLVSILLLSVLFFYRQKQRNNQKLNQANSELHTVNTALLAAKDEVDGVNVTLQEMLETIEKQNDDILDSIVYAQRIQKAVLPLEKRIKEYLPESFVFFKPRDIVSGDFYWFEEVNNKQFIIMADCTGHGVPGAFMTMLGIQALNNIIIQNKIYAPEQILQTLNQTFHTLLNNKGSAMHDGMDVVVSVIDRQAKKMHCAGANSPLIVIEQGKAQEIKGGIHSINGYRRENALVNFVAHTFDISTPTTFYLYSDGFQDQFGGREGKKFMKKRFRELLGSIASQPMVKQRQILRATLSEWMATEALDGMLPYEQVDDILVIGVKVVAN; encoded by the coding sequence ATGAAAAACTTGGTGTTATATTTAGCTCTTTTCTTGTTGCCGGTCAATTGGCTTATTGCGCAAAATCAAGCAAAAATCGATTCTCTGAAGGCATTGTTAAACACCCATGTAGCCGATACTCAAAAAGTAAATATTTATAACAAGCTTGCCGGTCTTTATCAAAGAAGCGATTCTGCCCAGGTAGCCTATTACACCTCATTGTCTATCCCACTTGCCAAAAAATTGCACTTTACCCAAGGGTTAAGCCAGGCGTACTACTCTCTTGCCTGGGTTACGATGGTACATGGACATTATGCGGTAGCCCTTGACTTGTTTAAACAATCGTTGGGTTTTGCCCAAAAAATCACCGATAAAAGGGGAATAGCCGACGCTTATAATGGCTTGGGCATAGTGCAAATGTATCAGTCAGATTATACCGCAGCTTTGGCATACCACAAAAAATCATTGAACATTAATATTGAACTCGATGACCTAACAGGGCAAAGCTATAGTTACAATAACATAGGAATGATATATGACAATCAAGGGAAGTACTCATTGGCATTTTATTACTATCAAAAATCTGTGGCAATTAAGCGAGGCTTAGGCGATATAAGCGGATTGGCAGTAGGTTATAACAATATAGGAAATATATATACTGCTGATAACAATCAGCGCAAAGCCCTAAAATATTACAAACAATCTTTGAAGTTGTTTCAAAAAAACAATGATAAAAGAGTAGCTTATATCTATATCAACCTGGGCGATACTTATCGAAAGCAAGGAAATTTCACCAAATCTTTAGAATACACCCGCAAAGCGCTGCAATACTTTCAAAAACAACAAAACAAAGCCTATGAAGCTGAAATTCATAAAGCCTTTGGGGAACTCTATGTCACATTTAATAAAAATACACGAGCCCTTGAGCATTTAAATAAAGCCCTGACTTTGAGTAAAGTACATCAGCAGAGTGAACTACTGGTGGCAATCTACACCTTGTTGGGCAAGGCATACTATCAACAAAAGCAATACGCCCTCACTATTGATTACCTCGTAAAAGGGGTAACCTTGGCAAAAGCCACCAGTCGCTGGGAATACCTAAAAGAATGTGCTTTATTACTGGCAAAGGTATATAAAGCTGAAGGAAATTATAAAAAAGCTTCGGAGTATCAAGAAGTAGGTTTGCAAGCCACCGATAGTGTGATGAATACAAGTGTACAAACCAAACTCAGTGATTTTGAAGCCTTTTATGAGTATGAGCAGGAAAAGGATTCTTTGCGCTTGTTGCAAAAACAAAAACAACAAGAATATGCTGCACACATAGCTGCCCAACATGCCAACCAACAAATCTCTTACCTGGGGTTAGGATTGGTGTCAATTTTACTTTTAAGTGTATTGTTTTTTTACAGACAAAAACAGCGCAACAACCAAAAATTAAATCAAGCCAATAGTGAATTACATACTGTAAATACCGCACTGCTTGCTGCCAAGGATGAGGTAGACGGGGTAAATGTTACCTTGCAGGAAATGCTGGAAACTATAGAAAAACAAAACGATGACATATTAGACAGCATTGTGTATGCCCAAAGAATTCAAAAAGCTGTATTACCGCTCGAAAAGAGAATAAAAGAATACTTGCCTGAATCGTTTGTATTTTTTAAACCCCGCGATATAGTTTCGGGTGATTTTTATTGGTTCGAAGAGGTCAACAACAAACAGTTTATTATAATGGCTGATTGTACCGGGCACGGGGTGCCAGGAGCTTTTATGACCATGTTGGGCATCCAGGCATTGAACAACATCATTATCCAAAATAAGATTTATGCACCTGAGCAAATATTACAGACTTTAAATCAAACCTTTCATACACTGCTGAACAATAAGGGCTCAGCGATGCACGACGGAATGGATGTAGTGGTGAGTGTGATTGACAGGCAGGCAAAAAAAATGCATTGTGCGGGTGCCAACAGCCCTTTAATCGTTATTGAGCAAGGCAAAGCCCAGGAGATCAAGGGAGGTATTCATAGTATTAATGGGTACCGAAGGGAAAATGCACTGGTCAATTTTGTTGCCCACACCTTTGATATTTCTACGCCTACCACTTTTTATCTGTATTCAGATGGTTTTCAAGATCAGTTTGGAGGAAGAGAAGGTAAAAAGTTTATGAAAAAACGCTTTCGCGAATTATTGGGCAGCATAGCCAGTCAACCAATGGTAAAGCAACGTCAAATATTACGGGCTACCCTAAGTGAATGGATGGCAACAGAAGCATTGGATGGAATGTTGCCCTATGAGCAAGTAGACGATATTTTGGTGATAGGAGTAAAAGTAGTAGCAAACTAA
- the mazG gene encoding nucleoside triphosphate pyrophosphohydrolase has protein sequence MNNRAEQLKAFDRLLTIMDELREQCPWDKKQTMESLRYLTIEETYELSDAILEKDLTEVKKELGDLMLHLVFYSKIGAETNDFDIADVLNGVCEKLIKRHPHIYGDVKINSEEDVKRNWEQLKLKEGNRSVLAGVPKSLPAMVKAFRIQEKVRGVGFDWDDKRQVWAKVEEELQEFQEEFNVAENEKIDNEKAAQEFGDVLFALINYARFINIEPEAALERTNKKFIKRFTYLEAQAQKQGKQLADMTLAEMDVFWEEAKKLE, from the coding sequence ATGAACAACAGAGCGGAACAACTCAAGGCTTTTGACCGATTGCTCACCATTATGGACGAACTAAGGGAGCAATGCCCCTGGGATAAAAAACAAACGATGGAGAGTTTGCGGTACCTGACTATAGAAGAAACGTATGAATTGTCGGACGCCATTCTTGAGAAGGACTTGACCGAGGTAAAAAAAGAATTGGGTGACTTGATGTTGCACTTGGTGTTTTACTCAAAAATAGGTGCTGAAACCAATGATTTTGACATAGCCGATGTGCTCAATGGGGTGTGTGAAAAACTTATCAAACGACACCCACACATTTATGGTGATGTAAAAATAAACTCGGAAGAAGACGTTAAGCGTAATTGGGAACAGCTTAAACTTAAGGAAGGAAACCGATCGGTATTGGCTGGCGTTCCTAAGTCGTTGCCTGCAATGGTAAAAGCTTTTCGGATTCAGGAAAAAGTAAGAGGGGTAGGTTTTGATTGGGATGACAAACGGCAAGTATGGGCAAAAGTAGAAGAAGAGCTACAGGAATTTCAGGAGGAGTTTAATGTGGCAGAAAACGAAAAAATTGACAATGAAAAGGCAGCACAAGAGTTTGGTGACGTTCTTTTTGCCCTGATCAACTATGCCCGTTTTATCAATATAGAGCCTGAAGCTGCTTTGGAGCGTACCAATAAAAAATTTATCAAGCGTTTTACCTACCTCGAAGCTCAAGCTCAAAAACAAGGAAAACAATTGGCTGATATGACGTTGGCTGAAATGGATGTATTTTGGGAAGAAGCCAAAAAGCTAGAGTAA
- a CDS encoding gliding motility protein GldB-related protein yields MYSPFYKIFAQQYFRIGWLIVCATLGMLGGCTSGKTDGCADDLDLSNIQVKIEIEDLNPQLMTLDTEAKAKEFIKKNPGFAQKFANLQRVGEQNVVKALVAFAKEPYMDSLYTQVKSVFGNYGKLKQELVAAFKHIKYYYPSFKIPQVKMAMTGIGSFFGRDIYMDDEVIFISPDYFSGLNAKFKPKEPYYIQRRYAPAYIVPVIVQAISRTYNKIDVNDHTLVADMVTRGKELQFVKTMMPCTHDSLITGFTARQLANVNDKDNRKIIWGHFVEKQVLFAKSVRKKRAYMGERPYTAEVGVGKECPGKIGWWVGWQIVQKYTRKFPKKTFQEVMAFDQNIHLFNASAYKGE; encoded by the coding sequence ATGTACTCCCCTTTTTATAAAATATTTGCCCAACAATACTTTAGGATTGGTTGGTTGATTGTATGTGCAACTTTAGGTATGCTAGGTGGTTGTACCTCAGGCAAAACAGATGGTTGTGCGGATGACCTTGATTTGTCAAACATTCAGGTAAAAATTGAAATAGAAGACCTGAACCCTCAACTGATGACGCTCGACACTGAGGCAAAAGCAAAAGAGTTTATAAAAAAGAACCCTGGCTTTGCCCAAAAGTTTGCCAACTTGCAACGGGTTGGAGAGCAAAATGTAGTAAAAGCTTTGGTAGCTTTTGCCAAGGAGCCTTATATGGATTCGTTGTACACTCAAGTAAAATCGGTTTTTGGAAACTACGGCAAGCTAAAGCAAGAGTTAGTGGCTGCGTTCAAACACATCAAATATTATTATCCCAGTTTTAAAATACCTCAAGTAAAGATGGCTATGACAGGCATCGGAAGTTTTTTTGGCCGAGATATTTATATGGATGATGAAGTGATTTTTATCAGTCCTGATTATTTCTCAGGCTTAAATGCCAAATTTAAACCTAAGGAGCCTTATTATATTCAGCGCAGGTATGCGCCAGCGTACATTGTACCAGTCATTGTTCAGGCTATTTCGCGTACTTATAACAAAATAGATGTGAATGATCATACATTGGTGGCCGATATGGTGACTCGAGGCAAAGAACTACAATTTGTAAAAACCATGATGCCTTGTACACATGATTCGCTCATTACTGGTTTTACGGCTCGCCAGTTGGCTAACGTAAACGACAAAGATAACCGTAAGATAATTTGGGGACACTTTGTAGAAAAACAGGTTTTATTTGCAAAGTCGGTAAGAAAAAAACGGGCATATATGGGCGAGCGTCCTTATACTGCCGAGGTAGGAGTAGGCAAAGAGTGTCCGGGTAAAATAGGCTGGTGGGTTGGCTGGCAAATTGTACAAAAATACACGCGAAAGTTCCCTAAAAAAACATTTCAAGAGGTAATGGCATTCGATCAAAATATCCATTTATTCAATGCCTCAGCTTATAAAGGAGAATAG
- a CDS encoding 7TM diverse intracellular signaling domain-containing protein, with the protein MKVSIMYIITALFVCVLLNVQAQPVFTIKSGATTYLPASTAFYYEDKTGALSLTKVQKKHFTPNHAHSLNFGYTSSTYWVRLQFRNETNYNDWRLFSSIAYHNYLDFWIKKTGDTWRHVQTGWLYPFASRGNYEHNGFVFPLGLSGGQTCIVYFRLKGYDPLTFPLELLRKDTLSQRLQKENLYYGIYFGILLVMLLYNLFVFVTLRDKTYIYYVLYILCMLIIFSSSTGYLFRYVHPNIPIINLYSARLTMGLIVITTSLFTIYFLEVPKYSTLLYKVFKIDMGLALLAMLLTGTELYSAATNDLLSLHSPLLLIAGMVAWRQGNESARYYVFAWGIFLVAATSITLRNAGVLPINLVTTHAVEVGSAIEIVLLSLALADRYRILRKEKEAATQQALEVQKRATEELEVKVMERTHELSESNVELRQINEELDATLYTVQLQKEEIEEQHQQIQASINYAQRIQKAILPLEERMCQLLPQHFVFYKPRDIVSGDFYWFEAWQHKKFIIVADCTGHGVPGALMTMLGSQALTNIIVHEQIHEPHQILSALGEVLPNLLKSQNTSVHDGMDIAVCVIDEQRKRLHFAGAKSPLVLIQNKEIQLIPGDIFSINSYRKRNHEVMPYTTHTFDISLPTTFYMYSDGFQDQFGGPKGKKFMRAKLRELLLSISEQTMEQQKQSVEKALTQWMKGGTDGKAPYKQIDDILVVGVKV; encoded by the coding sequence ATGAAGGTAAGCATAATGTATATCATTACAGCTTTGTTTGTATGTGTATTATTAAATGTACAAGCACAACCTGTTTTTACAATAAAATCAGGTGCTACAACCTACTTGCCTGCGAGCACTGCATTTTATTATGAAGATAAAACAGGTGCTTTGAGCTTAACCAAGGTACAAAAAAAACATTTTACCCCCAATCACGCCCATTCTCTCAACTTTGGTTATACCTCCTCTACTTATTGGGTTCGTCTGCAGTTTCGCAACGAAACAAACTACAACGACTGGCGTCTGTTCAGCTCCATTGCCTACCACAACTATTTAGATTTTTGGATAAAAAAAACAGGTGATACCTGGCGCCATGTGCAAACTGGTTGGCTTTATCCTTTTGCCTCTAGGGGCAATTATGAGCACAATGGTTTTGTGTTTCCCTTAGGCTTGTCGGGTGGGCAAACTTGTATCGTGTACTTTCGTCTCAAAGGCTACGATCCTTTAACTTTCCCCCTGGAGCTTTTGCGTAAAGATACATTGAGTCAGCGATTACAAAAGGAAAACCTCTACTACGGGATTTATTTTGGAATATTACTGGTAATGTTACTCTACAACTTGTTTGTTTTTGTAACCCTGCGCGACAAAACATACATATACTATGTGTTATATATACTTTGTATGCTCATTATTTTCTCTAGTTCTACAGGCTACTTATTCCGTTATGTTCACCCCAATATCCCCATCATCAACCTCTACTCAGCCCGGCTCACTATGGGGCTTATTGTAATTACAACTTCTTTGTTTACTATTTACTTTTTAGAAGTACCAAAGTACAGTACACTGCTTTATAAAGTTTTTAAAATAGACATGGGGTTGGCGCTCTTGGCAATGTTACTTACTGGTACTGAGCTTTACTCAGCTGCTACCAACGATCTATTGTCTTTGCATTCGCCTTTGTTGTTGATAGCAGGTATGGTGGCCTGGAGGCAAGGCAATGAGTCGGCACGTTATTATGTATTTGCCTGGGGGATTTTTTTAGTAGCGGCTACTTCTATTACCTTGCGTAATGCAGGAGTATTGCCAATTAACTTAGTCACCACCCATGCCGTAGAGGTAGGTTCAGCTATAGAGATTGTGTTACTTTCATTGGCGCTTGCCGACCGTTACCGTATTTTACGCAAAGAAAAAGAAGCCGCTACCCAGCAAGCGCTGGAAGTACAAAAACGTGCTACCGAAGAGTTGGAAGTAAAAGTAATGGAAAGAACCCACGAGTTGAGCGAAAGCAATGTAGAGTTGCGACAAATCAACGAAGAACTAGATGCTACCCTATATACTGTACAATTACAAAAAGAAGAAATAGAAGAGCAACACCAACAAATACAAGCAAGCATCAATTATGCGCAACGTATACAAAAAGCCATTTTGCCCCTGGAAGAGCGCATGTGTCAGTTGTTGCCCCAACACTTTGTCTTTTATAAACCCCGTGACATAGTTTCCGGCGACTTTTACTGGTTTGAGGCTTGGCAACATAAAAAGTTTATCATTGTAGCCGATTGCACTGGACATGGGGTACCCGGAGCACTAATGACTATGTTAGGTTCACAAGCACTTACCAATATCATTGTGCATGAGCAAATTCATGAACCTCATCAAATATTGAGTGCATTGGGAGAGGTATTGCCCAACTTGCTCAAAAGCCAGAATACATCGGTGCACGATGGTATGGACATCGCAGTATGTGTCATTGATGAACAGCGTAAACGTTTACATTTTGCTGGTGCCAAGTCGCCACTTGTATTGATACAAAATAAAGAGATTCAGTTAATACCAGGCGATATATTTAGCATCAATAGTTATCGTAAAAGAAACCATGAGGTAATGCCTTATACTACCCACACCTTTGACATATCGTTGCCTACTACATTCTACATGTATTCAGATGGTTTTCAAGACCAGTTTGGAGGGCCTAAAGGTAAAAAATTTATGCGGGCAAAGCTCAGGGAATTGTTGCTGAGTATTTCAGAACAAACAATGGAGCAACAAAAGCAATCTGTTGAAAAAGCACTTACTCAGTGGATGAAAGGAGGAACCGACGGTAAAGCTCCTTACAAGCAAATAGACGATATTTTGGTAGTAGGAGTAAAGGTATAA
- a CDS encoding Rne/Rng family ribonuclease: MSNELIINSTQKGERIVLLKNKRVVEYHIEEKDNNFTVGDIYLGTVKKVVQGLNAAFIDVGYDKDAFLHYLDLGPKFSSLNTFTKDVLAKKNVPYKLQDFKLKPEINKLGKISSIFSRNNQVLVQVIKEPISTKGPRLSCELSLAGRYLVLVPFSSSVNISKKITNKEERQRLQRLMSSIKPANFGIIVRTNAEGKEVAELDRDLKSLVEIWVNGMKSLRDAKPRDKIIGEMDRASSILRDMLNESFDSIVVDEKTIHGDIKSYIRKIAPDKEKIVKLHAGKTKIFEHYQIEKQLKLLFGKSVSLPKGGYLIIEHTEALHVIDVNSGNKSNVEQDQENTALNVNMEAAKEIARQLRLRDMGGIIIIDFIDMKKVENKRKVYEFVKEQLKQDRSKSTVLPLTKFGLMQITRQRVRPEMNITTRETCASCGGTGKVEATILVSDLIESNLEYVLNKQNEKKVTIALHPYLYAYFTKGGLMSKRVRWLFKYGRWVKLLKDSALPLASFKFYNRHSEELELQQ, from the coding sequence TTGAGTAACGAATTAATTATCAATTCTACTCAAAAAGGCGAACGAATAGTCCTTCTCAAGAACAAAAGGGTTGTTGAATACCATATTGAGGAAAAAGATAATAACTTTACGGTAGGTGACATTTATCTTGGAACAGTAAAAAAGGTAGTACAGGGTTTAAATGCAGCATTCATTGATGTTGGATATGATAAAGATGCATTTTTGCATTATCTTGACCTTGGCCCCAAATTCAGTTCCCTCAACACCTTTACCAAAGACGTACTTGCAAAAAAAAATGTACCGTACAAACTTCAAGATTTTAAGCTAAAGCCTGAAATTAATAAGCTTGGGAAAATTTCCAGCATTTTTAGTCGTAACAATCAGGTTTTAGTACAGGTAATCAAAGAACCTATATCCACCAAAGGTCCTCGGTTATCTTGTGAATTATCACTTGCAGGTAGATATTTGGTATTAGTACCTTTTTCAAGTTCGGTAAATATTTCCAAAAAAATCACGAACAAAGAAGAGCGTCAACGTTTACAACGCTTAATGTCATCGATTAAACCTGCCAATTTTGGAATTATTGTCCGAACCAACGCCGAAGGGAAGGAAGTTGCAGAACTCGATAGAGATCTCAAAAGCTTAGTAGAAATCTGGGTAAATGGAATGAAGTCACTCAGAGACGCCAAACCAAGAGATAAAATAATTGGCGAAATGGATAGGGCTTCTTCTATTCTACGCGATATGTTAAACGAAAGCTTCGATAGCATAGTAGTAGATGAGAAAACTATCCATGGTGACATCAAATCTTATATCCGTAAAATTGCCCCTGACAAGGAGAAAATTGTAAAACTCCATGCGGGCAAAACTAAGATTTTTGAACATTATCAAATAGAGAAGCAACTAAAGTTACTTTTTGGGAAATCAGTTAGCTTACCAAAAGGGGGTTATCTGATTATTGAACACACTGAGGCTTTACATGTAATTGATGTCAACAGTGGCAACAAGTCTAATGTAGAGCAGGATCAGGAGAACACCGCACTAAACGTAAACATGGAAGCAGCCAAAGAGATTGCCCGGCAATTGAGGCTACGCGACATGGGAGGAATCATTATCATTGATTTCATAGACATGAAAAAAGTGGAAAATAAACGCAAAGTCTATGAATTTGTCAAAGAACAGTTAAAACAGGATCGTTCCAAATCTACTGTTCTTCCTCTCACCAAGTTTGGTTTAATGCAAATTACCCGACAAAGGGTACGTCCTGAGATGAATATTACTACTCGCGAGACTTGTGCGTCTTGTGGAGGTACAGGAAAAGTAGAAGCTACTATTTTAGTTTCTGACCTAATCGAGAGTAACCTTGAATATGTTTTGAACAAACAAAATGAAAAAAAGGTTACCATAGCATTGCATCCTTATTTATATGCCTATTTTACCAAAGGCGGACTGATGTCTAAAAGGGTAAGATGGTTATTTAAGTACGGAAGATGGGTAAAATTACTTAAAGATTCAGCGCTTCCACTGGCAAGCTTTAAGTTTTACAATCGTCATAGCGAGGAGTTAGAGCTTCAACAATAA
- a CDS encoding 7TM diverse intracellular signaling domain-containing protein, translated as MLFVFLLRLKLLQKYLIPHHSILPFCYVILLWGSTTQIQAQAPFVLQQNQTYLPSKQAVYLEDKRGKLTFEQVKSKRFTPSKKASLNFGYTSSAYWVRLQLRNDTEYNDWRILSAITYHNSLGFWVKNDKGDWVHRQTGCVYPLSSQGNQEHIGYVFPLDLPKGKVVTVYFRLQSFAPLTFPLELVRKESLDIRFQAENLYYGIYFGILIVMMLYNFFIFITLRDKTYIYYVLYIVCMLIIFSGSTGYLFRYVHPNYPILNLYAARLTMGLIVITTSLFTIHFLDIKKYSCLVYRLFLIDMGLAPVAMLLTGFEIYSPATNTLLSLHSPFLLVAGIVAWRKGHSSARYYVVAWSIFLVGAISITLRNAGVLPVNNITNHLVEIGSAIEIVLLSLALADRYRILRLEKEAATRKALDVQKRATEELEVKVQERTYALQEANEEIKTINSSLERQRDDIVSSITYAQRIQKAMLPSENRMEKYLPEHFVIFRPHSIVSGDFYWFKEIQQKQFVIVADCTGHGVPGAFMTMLGFQAITNTVVQKKIYQPDQILNVLDQALRRILNSEGASIRDGMDIVVCQIDKEKSALHYAGAQNPLILVQNNELREVKGDNYSINGYRKNESDQRQFTLHTFDISTPTTFYVYSDGYQDQFGGEQGRKFMKKRFRQLLGTIAHKPVKEQKQILEATLDEWMHSNGKTYKQIDDVLVMGVKTGKFTS; from the coding sequence ATGCTATTCGTGTTTTTACTCAGGCTTAAATTATTACAAAAATACCTTATTCCTCACCATTCTATACTACCTTTTTGCTATGTGATATTGTTGTGGGGAAGCACCACCCAAATACAAGCACAGGCTCCTTTTGTGTTGCAACAAAACCAAACTTATTTACCATCTAAACAAGCCGTTTACCTTGAAGATAAGCGCGGAAAGTTAACTTTTGAACAAGTGAAGAGCAAACGCTTTACACCAAGTAAAAAAGCTTCGCTCAACTTTGGTTATACTTCTTCGGCTTATTGGGTACGCTTACAATTACGCAACGATACAGAGTATAACGACTGGCGAATTTTAAGCGCCATTACTTATCACAACTCCTTGGGTTTTTGGGTCAAAAACGACAAAGGAGACTGGGTACATCGTCAAACAGGGTGCGTATACCCTTTGTCATCACAGGGCAATCAGGAGCATATCGGTTATGTATTTCCATTAGACCTGCCCAAAGGTAAAGTAGTTACTGTTTATTTCAGGCTCCAAAGTTTTGCTCCACTCACATTTCCGTTAGAACTTGTGCGAAAAGAATCACTAGATATTCGTTTTCAGGCAGAAAACCTCTACTATGGAATCTACTTTGGTATTCTCATCGTAATGATGCTCTATAACTTTTTTATCTTTATTACATTACGCGACAAAACCTACATTTACTATGTGCTATACATAGTATGTATGCTTATTATCTTTTCAGGGTCTACTGGCTACTTATTTCGTTATGTGCACCCCAATTATCCTATCCTCAATCTATACGCAGCCCGGCTCACTATGGGCTTGATCGTCATCACTACTTCGCTTTTTACGATCCATTTCTTAGACATTAAAAAATACAGTTGCCTGGTTTACCGCTTGTTTTTGATTGATATGGGGTTGGCACCAGTGGCAATGTTGCTCACCGGATTTGAAATATATTCTCCTGCTACCAATACCTTATTATCATTACACTCTCCCTTTTTATTGGTGGCAGGCATTGTAGCTTGGCGCAAAGGGCATAGCTCTGCCCGTTATTATGTCGTTGCCTGGAGCATTTTTCTGGTAGGTGCTATTTCTATTACTTTAAGAAATGCAGGTGTGTTGCCTGTAAACAATATTACCAATCATTTGGTAGAAATAGGCTCCGCCATCGAAATTGTATTGTTGTCGCTGGCTTTGGCAGATCGTTATCGCATTTTAAGGCTCGAAAAAGAAGCTGCTACCCGTAAAGCCCTTGATGTTCAGAAACGTGCCACCGAAGAGTTAGAGGTAAAAGTGCAAGAGCGTACCTATGCACTTCAGGAAGCCAACGAAGAAATCAAGACAATCAACTCTTCTTTAGAGCGGCAGCGCGATGACATTGTAAGCAGTATTACTTATGCCCAGCGTATTCAGAAAGCGATGTTGCCTTCTGAAAACCGCATGGAAAAATATTTGCCGGAACATTTTGTGATATTTAGACCTCATAGCATTGTTTCAGGCGATTTTTATTGGTTCAAAGAAATACAGCAAAAGCAGTTTGTCATAGTAGCTGATTGCACCGGGCATGGGGTGCCAGGGGCTTTTATGACCATGTTGGGTTTTCAAGCAATTACCAATACTGTAGTACAAAAAAAGATATACCAACCCGACCAAATATTAAATGTGCTTGACCAGGCATTACGTAGGATTTTGAACAGCGAAGGGGCTTCTATTCGTGATGGAATGGACATTGTGGTATGTCAAATAGACAAAGAAAAGTCAGCGCTGCATTACGCAGGTGCTCAAAATCCCCTCATTTTAGTGCAAAACAATGAACTGCGAGAAGTGAAGGGAGATAATTACAGCATTAATGGCTATAGAAAAAACGAAAGCGACCAGAGGCAGTTTACCTTGCATACATTCGATATTTCTACTCCTACTACTTTTTATGTATACTCAGATGGTTATCAAGATCAGTTTGGCGGCGAGCAAGGAAGAAAGTTCATGAAAAAAAGGTTTAGGCAATTGTTAGGTACCATTGCTCACAAACCTGTGAAAGAACAAAAGCAAATACTTGAAGCTACTCTTGATGAGTGGATGCACAGCAATGGTAAAACCTACAAACAAATAGACGATGTACTGGTAATGGGCGTCAAAACAGGCAAATTCACCTCCTAA
- a CDS encoding tetratricopeptide repeat protein — MLRSQVVIITLASVLIFGMYLLPKAIVKGKKQVTQPSKSKQADTPKNMGEETHNQPSLSKQQLTQLANWKNAISSSTNKEKKIIFADSIANLFKSANQFDSVAFYKAKISEWKPSINSWMQAGNAYLFAARFALNQAKVEKSVQNARGYFDQVLKQKEDFLDAKAQMAQTYLMVPNKQNPMQGVQMLLQVIKKDPNNQLALFILGERSMQVRKYDKAIERFEKLLSINPKNENAQYYLGMAYVETGKKLKALEIFKNIEKVSTDSAKVAGARSYLQQLK; from the coding sequence ATGCTTCGATCACAAGTAGTGATTATTACCCTGGCCTCGGTCTTAATCTTTGGAATGTACTTACTACCTAAGGCCATTGTGAAAGGAAAAAAACAAGTTACACAACCTTCGAAAAGTAAGCAAGCGGACACTCCCAAAAATATGGGAGAAGAAACACATAACCAACCTTCACTTTCAAAACAACAACTTACCCAGCTTGCTAATTGGAAAAATGCAATTAGCAGTAGTACAAATAAAGAAAAAAAGATTATCTTTGCCGATTCAATAGCAAATTTGTTCAAAAGTGCGAACCAATTTGACAGTGTAGCGTTTTATAAAGCGAAGATTTCTGAATGGAAACCCAGTATAAATAGCTGGATGCAAGCCGGAAATGCTTATTTGTTTGCGGCGCGTTTTGCATTAAACCAGGCAAAAGTAGAAAAGTCAGTACAAAATGCCCGTGGGTATTTTGACCAGGTGCTTAAACAAAAAGAAGATTTTCTTGATGCCAAAGCACAAATGGCCCAGACTTACCTGATGGTGCCCAACAAACAAAATCCTATGCAAGGCGTACAAATGCTATTGCAGGTGATAAAAAAAGACCCCAATAACCAATTGGCTCTTTTTATTCTGGGCGAACGCTCCATGCAAGTTCGTAAATACGACAAAGCTATTGAGAGATTTGAGAAACTGTTGTCAATCAATCCTAAAAATGAGAATGCTCAATACTATTTGGGAATGGCTTATGTTGAAACAGGCAAAAAACTCAAAGCACTTGAAATTTTCAAAAACATAGAGAAAGTAAGTACTGATTCAGCAAAAGTAGCTGGTGCACGTAGTTACCTTCAACAACTAAAATAA